The stretch of DNA CATTCCACCAGCCATATTCATTACTTTATAGCCATGGCTTTCAAGAAATTGGCAAGCACGTCCGCTTCTGGCTCCTGAACGGCATACCATAATATATTCTTTTGACTTATCTAATTCATGCATTCTGAATTCGAGTAATCCTAATGGAATATGTTGAGCCTCTGGAATTTTCCCCATCGCCACCTCATCCACTTCGCGAACATCAATGATATTTAAAGACTTTCCCTCCGATAATAAATCTTTTATTTCATTTGCAGGTAATTGTTCCACTCCACTCACTCCTTTTTATCTCCAGGCACTGACTCCGCCTTTTACGTTCGCAATTTTTGAGAAACCTAGCTTTTTTAGTACTTTACTCGCCTGTTGGCTTCGCATTCCGCTTTGACAAATGACAACAACCTCTTTTTCCTTCACAAGTTCATTTGCCCTTTTTGTTAGCTGATTTAAAGGGATATTTTTAAACCCTCTAATAGAATTTCCCTTAAATTCACCAGGTGTTCGGACATCAATGAATTGCTTCGTCTTGTCTTGCAATTCATTTTTCAACTCTGCTGTTGATATATGTCTAACTCCTTTTGTTGGTAAAATGCGCTTGATGATAAATAAGATTAATAGAGCTAGTAAAATATAATTAACATATTCCATTTACTATGACACCTCGTTTTAACGAATAGAAATTAAATAAACAAATTCACATTTCCATCTTCAGCATCTGCCAAATAGGCAGCAACTCCTGCGAATTCAACGTTTTCTAATAGCTCTTCTTCCTTTAATCCTAAAAGGTCCATCGTCATTGTACATGCAACTAGGTTAATTTCCTGCTCTTGCGCCATTTCAATAAGCTGAGGAAGCGTCATCGCATTGTGCTTCTTCATAATATCTTTTATCATCTTTGGTCCAAATCCAGCAAAATTCATTTTGGAGAGACCCATTTTATCAGCGCCTCTTGGCATCATTTTGGCAAACATTTTTTCCATAAAACCTTTTTGGACGTTGATCTGTTCATCCTTACGCAGTGCGTTCAATCCCCAAAACGTGTGAAAGATGGTTACTTCATGATCATATGCAGCAGCACCATTTGCAATAATATACGCTGCCATTGCTTTATCATAATCTCCACTAAATAGGATAATATTTGTTGTTTTCTTATTAGCCAAGGTAATCCCCCTTTATTAAATAGTGTTCCTGTTGATTTCCGCTGCAGGCACTTAGCGATCGCGGGCGGTCCGGAAGCCTCCTCGTCGCTATCGCTCCTGCGGGGTCTCCCTTTGACACGCTTCTCCCGCAGGACATTGAATAAGCTTCCTAGAATAATCACCGCACGAAGGAAATGCGTTAGCATTTTCGAGGAGCTCGCGCCTTCCTCTCCAATCAACAAGTTAATCATTTTACCGTTACCCCTATGGGTATAATAATATGAAAAATAAAAAAGAGTGTCAACCCTTTTTTATTATCTACTTTTTACCAG from Cytobacillus dafuensis encodes:
- a CDS encoding rhodanese-like domain-containing protein, translating into MEYVNYILLALLILFIIKRILPTKGVRHISTAELKNELQDKTKQFIDVRTPGEFKGNSIRGFKNIPLNQLTKRANELVKEKEVVVICQSGMRSQQASKVLKKLGFSKIANVKGGVSAWR
- a CDS encoding DsrE/DsrF/DrsH-like family protein, with protein sequence MANKKTTNIILFSGDYDKAMAAYIIANGAAAYDHEVTIFHTFWGLNALRKDEQINVQKGFMEKMFAKMMPRGADKMGLSKMNFAGFGPKMIKDIMKKHNAMTLPQLIEMAQEQEINLVACTMTMDLLGLKEEELLENVEFAGVAAYLADAEDGNVNLFI
- a CDS encoding rhodanese-like domain-containing protein, giving the protein MEQLPANEIKDLLSEGKSLNIIDVREVDEVAMGKIPEAQHIPLGLLEFRMHELDKSKEYIMVCRSGARSGRACQFLESHGYKVMNMAGGMLAWEGEIE